GCAGCGAGATCGTCATCCGCCCCGGCGAAGTGAACTGGATGACCGCCGGCAGCGGCATCACCCATTCCGAACGCTTCGAGGACCTGCGCGCCGACGGCGGCCGGATGGACGGCATCCAGACCTGGCTGGCCCTGCCCACCGAGTCCGAGGAAGTCGCCCCGGCCTTCAGCCACCACGAGGGCAATGACGAACTGCCTTTCTACGAAGCCGGCGGCCTGAGCGCCCGGCTGGTGGCCGGTAAGGCGTTCGGCGCCGAAGCCAAGGTGCCGGTCTTCTCCCCCCTGTTCTACGTCCACTGGGAGCTGGCCACCGGCGCCAAGGCCGCCCTGCCCGCCGAATACCCCGAGCGCGCCGCCTACGTCGCCAAGGGCAGCGTCGAGATCGACGGCCGGACCATCCGGACCGGCCAGATGGCCGTCTTCCAGCCCGGCGAGACCATCACCTTCACCGCCCTGGAACCCAGCACCGTCATGCTGCTCGGCGGCGAGCCGGTGGGTCCACGTTTCATCGACTGGAACTTCGTCTCCTCCAGCAAGGAGCGCATCGACCAGGCCAAGGCCGACTGGCGGGCCGGCCGCATGAAGCTGCCCGACCTCGACCACGACGAGTTCATCCCCCTGCCCGAGCCCAGCCCGCCGGCCAACCCGATGTCGTGATCGGATTCTGCCTTGCCAAGGTCTTAGTTGCGAGTAATTCTCAATTACAGCAATTGGAGACAGGCCATGGTGTTCCAGGCAATCGGCGCGTGCGCCCTGATGCGGCTGATGCGGGCGGACCGGCGGGAGGTCGAATCCGACTGGCTGCTGTTTGGTCCCACCGACAGCGAGGTCGTCGAGAACGCTGACGAGGCGCCGCCGTTCCTGCTGGCGGCGGAGTAGTCAGCTCTTCAGGGCCTTGCGGGCGGCCAGGCCGTATTCGATCCCGGTCCAGATCGTGACGGCGGCGGCCAGCCACAGCGACAGGTCGATGCCGAGGCTGACCGGACCCGTCATCCAGCCCGGCTGGGTCAGGCGCAGCAGGGCGGCGGCCAGGGCGACCAGTTGCAAGGTGGTCTTCCATTTGGCCAACATCGTCACCGGCAGGCGCAGGCCGCGCGGGGCCAGAACTTCGCGCAAGGCGCTGATCGAGAATTCGCGGAACAGGATCAGGCCGCCGGTCAGGGCCGCCACATGGTCCCCGTTGATGGCCAGGCCGACGATGGCCCCGGCCACCAGCACCTTGTCGGCGATCGGATCGAGGATGGCCCCCGTCAGGCTCTCGACCTTGAACCTGCGGGCCAGCCAGCCGTCGAGGAAATCGGTGACCCCGGCGATGACAAAGCCCCAGAAGGCGAACCACAGCAGCGGCGGCCCGGATGTGGGCATCGTCACCCCGGCCAGCAGGGCCAGGAAGACCAGCAGGGTCAGGACCAGACGGGCCAGGGTGATGATATTGGGGACGTGCTTCATGGCTTCACCCTAACGCGCGACGGCGAACACCGCTGCGCTACTGGACGACGCCGCTTAGCCCATCAACCAGTCGCCGTCACCCTTGGGCGCCTCGGCCAGCGTCGGCGAGGCCAGGCCAATGAAGTCGGCGGCGCTGAGGCTGCCGACCGAAACGCCGTTCAGGATCACATAGCCGCCGTCGGCGAACACCACTTTGGCCCCGGCCGTCAGCTGCACGATTGAGCTGTAGCCGCCGTAGCCCGTGACATCGATGTGATCGACGCCATCCTGGAAGTCGGCGATGGTGTTGGCGCCGTCGCCGGGCGCCAACACGAAAAGGTCAGCGCCAGCGCCGCCGGTCAGGGTGTCCTGACCCGCCCCCCCGACCAGCACATCGTCGCCGTCGCCGCCGAGCAGTTTGTCGTTGCCGGCGCCGCCCTCCAGCCGGTCGGCCCCGCCCATTCCGTTCAGCGTATCGTTGCCGTCCAGTCCCTGGACCAGTTCACGCCGGCCATCGCCAGTCAGGGTGTTGGCCCCGACCGTGCCGACCAGCGTCCGCTCAAAAGCGGTTGGCGGTGGCGGTGGCGGTGGCGGTGGAGGAGGAGGAGGAGGAGGAGGTGGTGGTGGCGGCGAGGCGCTGGTCACGAAGTCAGTAGTCGTCAGGGTCGAGGCCTGAACGCCGGTCAGGATGGCGTAGCCGCCGTCCGAGAAGATCACCTTGGCTCCAGACGCCAGTTGGGCGATGGAGCTATAGCCGCCGTAGGCCGAGACATCGATGCGGTCTGTTCCGTGCACGAAGTCGGCGATGGTATTGGCGCCGTCGCCGGGCGCCATGACGAACAGGTCGGCGCCCGCGCCGCCGGTCAAGGTGTCCTGCCCCGCCCCTCCGACCAGAACGTCGTCGCCGTCTCCAC
The nucleotide sequence above comes from Caulobacter sp. NIBR1757. Encoded proteins:
- a CDS encoding pirin family protein, producing the protein MIELVIDQRRKDLGGFEVGRVLPYAPHRMVGPFIFFDHMGPAQFQPGFPRTVDVRPHPHIGLSTLSYLFEGAMTHRDSVGSEIVIRPGEVNWMTAGSGITHSERFEDLRADGGRMDGIQTWLALPTESEEVAPAFSHHEGNDELPFYEAGGLSARLVAGKAFGAEAKVPVFSPLFYVHWELATGAKAALPAEYPERAAYVAKGSVEIDGRTIRTGQMAVFQPGETITFTALEPSTVMLLGGEPVGPRFIDWNFVSSSKERIDQAKADWRAGRMKLPDLDHDEFIPLPEPSPPANPMS
- the pgsA gene encoding CDP-diacylglycerol--glycerol-3-phosphate 3-phosphatidyltransferase; protein product: MKHVPNIITLARLVLTLLVFLALLAGVTMPTSGPPLLWFAFWGFVIAGVTDFLDGWLARRFKVESLTGAILDPIADKVLVAGAIVGLAINGDHVAALTGGLILFREFSISALREVLAPRGLRLPVTMLAKWKTTLQLVALAAALLRLTQPGWMTGPVSLGIDLSLWLAAAVTIWTGIEYGLAARKALKS